In the genome of Granulibacter bethesdensis CGDNIH1, one region contains:
- a CDS encoding platelet-activating factor acetylhydrolase IB subunit produces MNASSAWTRRTMLSAALGSGLAMSLPPRLGHAHNGKPLAATPLSRLDLPWWKHRWEEKQRELRQKPVDLVFYGDSITQNWEKTGPEPWQNFAPVWNHYYGHRHAINLGYKGDTTAHLLWRIENGEASGINPRAAVVLIGANNFGKLRWPAEPTLQGIDAIIESLHRHLPKMQILLLGVLPSIRNEWVDAQTVALNRALPGRYDHRVTFLDLRALFMSGGKVDRTRFLDIHLTPPEPPLHPDAATQAAMAQAMEPHIARMLGDTPVR; encoded by the coding sequence ATGAACGCTTCTTCTGCATGGACAAGGCGCACGATGCTGTCTGCAGCCCTTGGCTCCGGTCTGGCCATGTCGCTGCCACCTCGCCTGGGCCATGCCCATAACGGCAAGCCGCTGGCAGCAACACCGCTGTCCCGTCTTGATCTGCCCTGGTGGAAACATCGCTGGGAAGAAAAACAACGCGAACTGCGTCAGAAGCCGGTCGATCTGGTGTTCTACGGCGACAGCATCACCCAGAATTGGGAGAAAACCGGCCCCGAACCCTGGCAGAATTTCGCCCCGGTCTGGAACCATTATTATGGTCACCGCCACGCCATCAATCTGGGCTACAAAGGCGATACCACCGCACACCTGCTGTGGCGGATCGAAAACGGGGAAGCCAGCGGCATCAATCCCCGGGCTGCCGTCGTGCTGATCGGTGCCAATAATTTCGGCAAGCTCCGCTGGCCTGCTGAACCGACCCTGCAAGGGATCGACGCCATCATAGAGTCCCTGCATCGCCACCTGCCGAAGATGCAGATTCTGCTGCTGGGTGTGCTGCCCTCCATTCGCAATGAATGGGTCGACGCGCAGACTGTGGCCCTCAACCGTGCCCTGCCCGGTCGCTATGACCATCGTGTGACCTTTCTCGATCTCCGCGCCCTGTTCATGAGCGGGGGAAAGGTGGATCGCACCCGCTTTCTGGACATCCATCTGACACCGCCGGAGCCGCCTCTTCACCCGGATGCAGCCACACAGGCGGCCATGGCGCAGGCAATGGAGCCGCATATAGCCCGTATGCTCGGGGATACGCCGGTGCGCTGA
- the cydD gene encoding thiol reductant ABC exporter subunit CydD produces MTGASSARAGGRRHSPARGWLKEQGGLARRNARHVILLGLTGTILAVGQAWCLAAVFGGTLGHAMVGGLPYAMAFLGIAAIRAFLGAMTERYAAAAGAAARRRLRDQVMARLLAIGPSLLRGYHSAELAAIAVDRIEALDGFFSRWVPAASLAILSPVLILLAILPLDWRAALALLAAGLLVPFGMALSGIGAAVASRRQFVAMSRLQARFLDRVRGIATIVLSGRTEDEAIALGRAADELRRRTMRVLRVAFLSSAVLDLAMAAALVGLALHYGQAILSGQAGHPARALFVLLLVPEFFAPLRAFSLAYQDKMHATGAAEAIAALPEPPEKPVLQVRTIEARGVTVTFDHVSLVWDETRGPALHDVSFRIPAGETVVLAGPSGSGKSSIMEVLLGFTRPTSGRVALNGMDITDIVPAALSRLTAWVGQKPMLFAGTIRDNILFARPEASEQDLLDAIRHAHVDDFARALPDGLETMIGEGGYGLSGGQAQRVAIARAYLRNAPLLLLDEPTSHLDPVTEADILDSLKRLAVGRTVLLASHSAAAHAFPGHRIDLRDGSVVSAPFPTMYGKVMA; encoded by the coding sequence ATGACAGGCGCTTCCTCTGCGCGTGCAGGGGGCAGGCGTCATTCTCCTGCCCGTGGGTGGCTGAAGGAACAAGGGGGGCTGGCCCGCCGGAATGCGCGCCATGTCATCCTGTTGGGCCTGACCGGCACCATTCTGGCCGTGGGGCAGGCATGGTGTCTGGCAGCGGTTTTCGGCGGCACGCTTGGCCACGCCATGGTCGGTGGACTGCCTTATGCCATGGCTTTTCTGGGAATTGCGGCAATACGCGCCTTTCTGGGGGCTATGACGGAGCGCTATGCGGCGGCGGCTGGTGCAGCGGCTCGGCGGCGGCTGCGGGATCAGGTGATGGCGAGGCTGCTGGCCATTGGTCCTTCCTTGCTGCGCGGATATCATTCCGCCGAGCTGGCGGCGATTGCCGTGGATCGGATCGAGGCGCTGGACGGATTTTTCTCCCGCTGGGTTCCTGCTGCTTCTCTGGCGATTCTGTCGCCGGTCCTTATCCTGCTGGCGATCCTGCCACTGGATTGGCGGGCGGCTCTGGCCTTGCTGGCTGCGGGTCTGTTGGTGCCGTTCGGTATGGCGCTTTCCGGCATTGGCGCGGCGGTCGCTTCCCGCCGTCAGTTCGTGGCGATGAGCCGCCTGCAGGCCCGTTTTCTGGACCGGGTGCGCGGCATTGCCACCATCGTTCTGAGCGGGCGGACCGAGGATGAAGCCATCGCTCTGGGACGCGCCGCCGATGAGTTGCGCCGCCGCACCATGCGGGTGTTGCGGGTGGCGTTTCTGTCCTCCGCCGTGCTGGATCTGGCGATGGCGGCAGCTCTGGTCGGTCTGGCGCTGCATTACGGACAGGCGATCCTGTCCGGTCAGGCAGGTCATCCGGCGCGGGCGCTGTTCGTGCTGCTGCTGGTGCCGGAGTTTTTCGCGCCGCTGCGGGCCTTTTCGCTTGCCTATCAGGACAAGATGCACGCAACCGGTGCGGCCGAAGCCATCGCCGCCCTGCCGGAGCCACCGGAAAAGCCCGTTCTTCAGGTTCGCACCATTGAAGCACGTGGTGTGACGGTCACGTTCGATCATGTCTCGCTGGTGTGGGACGAGACACGTGGCCCGGCCCTGCATGATGTCAGTTTCCGTATTCCTGCCGGGGAGACAGTGGTTCTGGCCGGTCCTTCCGGATCGGGCAAGTCAAGCATCATGGAGGTTTTGCTGGGCTTTACCCGTCCAACGAGTGGACGGGTGGCCCTGAACGGCATGGACATCACGGATATTGTTCCGGCGGCTCTCTCCCGGCTGACGGCCTGGGTCGGGCAGAAACCGATGCTGTTTGCGGGGACCATCCGCGACAATATCCTGTTCGCCCGCCCGGAAGCATCGGAGCAGGATCTGCTGGATGCCATCCGTCATGCCCATGTGGACGATTTTGCCCGCGCCCTGCCGGACGGGCTGGAGACGATGATAGGCGAGGGGGGGTATGGCCTATCCGGCGGTCAGGCGCAGCGCGTGGCGATTGCGCGCGCCTATCTTCGCAATGCTCCGCTGCTGCTGCTGGATGAGCCGACTTCCCATCTCGATCCGGTTACTGAAGCTGATATTCTGGACAGCCTGAAACGTCTGGCGGTTGGCCGCACCGTATTGCTGGCCAGCCATAGCGCGGCTGCGCATGCTTTTCCGGGTCATCGGATTGATCTGCGGGATGGCAGTGTCGTTTCCGCACCATTCCCGACCATGTATGGAAAGGTGATGGCATGA
- a CDS encoding amino acid ABC transporter ATP-binding protein, which translates to MTDSPVEDAIVQIDSLRKSFDGTEILKGVSLQIEQGDLVSIIGPSGCGKSTFLRCINFLEIPDSGRISVAGIALERSGTDERWTNAMEERAHALREQVGMVFQGFHLFAHRTVAENVMMAPMIVKGLKKAAARDLAMHQLSRVGLATFADRYPGTLSGGQQQRAAIARALAMSPKVMLYDEPTSALDPELVDEVLQVMRDLDADGMTQLIVTHEMRFARDASDYIVFMEGGEIIEVSDEDEIFENPRDPRTRRFLKRFA; encoded by the coding sequence GTGACGGATTCTCCTGTTGAAGATGCGATCGTCCAGATCGACAGTCTGCGCAAGAGTTTCGACGGTACCGAGATTCTCAAGGGCGTCTCCTTGCAGATAGAGCAAGGAGATCTCGTGTCGATCATTGGGCCGTCAGGCTGCGGTAAATCAACATTCCTGAGATGTATTAACTTTCTGGAAATCCCTGATTCGGGACGGATATCCGTTGCCGGCATTGCACTGGAACGGTCCGGTACAGATGAGCGCTGGACCAATGCGATGGAGGAGCGTGCCCATGCGCTGCGTGAGCAGGTCGGCATGGTTTTCCAGGGCTTTCACCTGTTCGCGCATCGCACAGTGGCAGAAAATGTGATGATGGCACCGATGATCGTGAAAGGCCTGAAAAAGGCTGCGGCGCGCGATCTGGCCATGCATCAGCTCTCCCGTGTCGGTCTGGCCACATTCGCCGATCGCTATCCCGGCACGCTGTCCGGTGGCCAGCAGCAGCGGGCTGCCATTGCGCGTGCTCTGGCCATGTCGCCGAAAGTGATGCTGTATGATGAGCCGACCTCTGCGCTTGATCCCGAACTGGTTGATGAGGTGCTTCAGGTCATGCGCGATCTGGATGCGGATGGCATGACGCAGCTGATCGTGACGCATGAGATGCGCTTCGCGCGTGATGCTTCCGATTACATCGTGTTTATGGAAGGTGGCGAAATCATCGAAGTGTCCGACGAGGACGAGATCTTTGAAAACCCGCGCGATCCCCGGACGCGCCGTTTCCTGAAGCGGTTCGCATGA
- a CDS encoding GlcG/HbpS family heme-binding protein codes for MITLEDAVRIATAAEKHARKIGQPMNIAIVDGGGNLKLHHRMDDAWLGSIDISINKAFTARAFDISTKDLAGNAQPGQQFYGIQQSNHGRVMIFAGGIPLRRDGKVVGGVGISGGSGEQDQSVAEAAAAAFEQTGAKPPAPKTKA; via the coding sequence ATGATCACTCTGGAAGACGCCGTCAGGATCGCCACCGCCGCTGAAAAACACGCTCGAAAAATCGGGCAGCCGATGAACATCGCCATCGTTGATGGCGGCGGAAATCTGAAGCTTCACCATCGGATGGATGATGCCTGGCTCGGCAGCATCGACATCAGCATCAACAAGGCGTTCACCGCGCGTGCTTTCGATATTTCCACCAAGGATCTGGCGGGTAATGCCCAGCCTGGCCAGCAGTTCTACGGTATCCAGCAATCCAATCATGGGCGTGTCATGATTTTCGCAGGCGGAATCCCGCTGCGGCGCGATGGCAAAGTGGTCGGTGGAGTCGGAATCAGCGGAGGCTCCGGCGAGCAGGATCAGAGCGTGGCCGAAGCCGCCGCAGCCGCCTTCGAGCAGACGGGAGCCAAACCGCCGGCTCCCAAAACGAAAGCCTGA
- a CDS encoding helicase HerA-like domain-containing protein, with protein sequence MTETPILVGTGEHEARLLPAFANRHGLIAGATGTGKTITLQVLAESLSAAGVPVLCADVKGDLAGLSQPGAPNPKLEQRASRLGVHDYSYRAAPVVFWDVFGVSGHKVRATVAEMGPILLSRMLELNDTQEGVLSIAFAVADDEGLLLLDYKDLRAVLSHVAERAGELGTEYGNVSKATIGTIQRRLLRLEQEGGEAFFGEPALELADLLLITPDGRGAVNILAADRLIHSPRLYATVLLWLLSTLYETLPEVGDLARPKLVFFFDEAHLLFDDAPKALVDKVTQVARLIRSKGVGVYFVTQNPLDIPASVLGQLGNRVQHALRAFTPADQKAVRAAADTFRQNPRLNTEEAIGSLAVGEALVSFLDESGSPSVVQKVQIVPPRSRIGAITAEERAEIIRKSPVGTKYDASIDRISAYERLSGRATSSQQETAPVSPAPVEPGGDPWGTAMGPAPLPPSSGQGSVWNSNGWQGGLADSAPYPPQEPVSRPAPREVRTPSRNGEGGGWLGDVLGSHGGRQGLGEAFAKSVIRSLGSQVGTKVGGEVLRGILGSILKR encoded by the coding sequence ATGACAGAAACCCCCATTCTGGTCGGCACTGGTGAGCATGAAGCACGTCTGCTGCCCGCTTTTGCCAACCGGCATGGCCTGATTGCAGGGGCGACCGGCACCGGCAAGACAATCACTCTTCAGGTGCTGGCGGAATCCCTGTCCGCTGCCGGGGTGCCGGTCTTGTGTGCGGATGTGAAAGGTGATCTCGCGGGGTTGTCGCAGCCGGGCGCCCCCAATCCGAAGCTGGAACAGCGCGCGTCCCGGCTGGGCGTTCATGATTACAGCTATCGTGCCGCGCCTGTCGTATTCTGGGACGTATTCGGGGTTTCCGGTCACAAGGTGCGGGCCACAGTGGCGGAGATGGGGCCGATCCTGCTTTCACGCATGCTGGAGTTGAATGACACACAGGAAGGTGTTCTCTCCATCGCCTTTGCGGTAGCGGACGATGAAGGCCTCCTGCTGCTTGATTACAAGGATTTGCGGGCTGTTCTCTCGCACGTGGCCGAGCGGGCCGGGGAGCTGGGCACAGAATACGGCAATGTCAGCAAGGCCACGATCGGTACGATTCAGCGCCGCCTGCTGAGACTGGAACAGGAAGGCGGAGAAGCCTTTTTCGGTGAACCGGCGCTGGAACTGGCTGATTTACTGCTGATCACGCCGGATGGACGAGGAGCAGTGAACATCCTGGCGGCGGATCGGCTGATTCACAGCCCGCGCCTGTATGCGACTGTGCTGCTCTGGCTGCTGTCCACTTTATACGAGACCTTGCCGGAAGTGGGTGATCTGGCACGCCCCAAACTGGTGTTTTTCTTCGATGAGGCACATCTGCTGTTTGATGATGCCCCCAAGGCGCTGGTGGACAAGGTGACGCAGGTTGCGCGTCTGATCCGTTCCAAGGGAGTCGGAGTTTATTTCGTGACACAAAATCCGCTGGATATTCCTGCCTCTGTGCTGGGACAGCTCGGTAATCGTGTGCAGCATGCGCTGCGCGCTTTTACACCAGCGGACCAGAAAGCAGTCCGCGCGGCGGCGGACACGTTCCGCCAGAATCCGAGGCTGAATACCGAGGAGGCGATCGGATCACTTGCAGTCGGTGAAGCGCTGGTTTCTTTCCTTGACGAGAGCGGATCACCCTCTGTCGTGCAGAAGGTTCAGATCGTGCCGCCCCGCTCCCGTATAGGGGCGATTACGGCGGAGGAACGGGCAGAGATCATCCGCAAAAGTCCGGTCGGTACGAAATACGATGCATCGATTGACCGGATCAGCGCTTATGAGCGCCTTTCCGGGCGCGCGACTTCCAGCCAGCAAGAGACCGCCCCTGTTTCTCCTGCGCCGGTCGAGCCGGGCGGTGACCCTTGGGGCACAGCGATGGGACCGGCACCTTTGCCGCCATCATCCGGACAAGGATCGGTCTGGAACAGCAATGGTTGGCAGGGTGGGCTGGCCGATTCAGCCCCTTATCCTCCGCAAGAGCCGGTTTCCCGCCCCGCCCCGCGTGAAGTCCGGACCCCGTCCCGGAACGGGGAAGGCGGCGGGTGGCTCGGCGATGTGCTCGGCAGCCATGGTGGGCGTCAGGGGCTGGGTGAGGCGTTTGCCAAATCCGTCATCCGCAGCCTGGGCAGTCAGGTCGGTACCAAGGTTGGTGGGGAAGTTCTGCGTGGTATTCTCGGATCCATCCTGAAACGCTGA
- the cydC gene encoding thiol reductant ABC exporter subunit CydC, with translation MTAFLRPLLDVAALWRNRLPWLLAGIVVSVLAVLSAALLMMLSGRTVAAAMMLGVLAAPMLLRWTGVARVVLRYLERVVTHDAMFRALADLRVWFFRGIARDAAGGLGFRRAGDVLSRLVNDVEALDGLYLRIVVPVAGALVLLPVLLYALGRLDAMLAIVVGVLFVLAAFVLPVISARTAAGQGARLTTSMSRLRIATLDTLTGLREVRACGAEDRMLADIQARQALLLTAQREGAARAAWASAASFLFGQAGVAAVLFAVALNVVTTGPAALIGCAFLTIAAFEAIGGLPRAGVLAGHASAAAERVLEAASRPESNVPQGVADVEERLREERLRPVRGKTAALSFRHLSFRWRQDGPLVLDDLSLDLPAGARVALLGPSGAGKSTIAALAMRLAVPEAGHIFLSGTDMATLPVDMVRGHFAWLSQTTHLFDDTIRANLLLGRPDAQEADLWAALDAAQLGAVVRDLPDGLESWVGEGGFRLSGGQGRRLALARALLSHAPILILDEPAAGLDAQTERELFLTLNEVAGDRTVLLIAHRLTGVEKLDRIYRLSGGQAVPAMS, from the coding sequence ATGACCGCATTTCTTCGCCCGCTGCTGGATGTTGCCGCGCTGTGGCGTAACCGTTTGCCTTGGTTGCTGGCCGGGATCGTGGTTTCGGTTCTGGCCGTTTTGTCTGCGGCGCTGCTGATGATGCTGTCAGGTCGTACCGTGGCGGCCGCCATGATGCTCGGCGTGCTGGCCGCTCCCATGCTGTTGCGCTGGACCGGTGTGGCCAGGGTGGTGTTGCGCTACCTTGAGCGCGTTGTCACGCATGATGCCATGTTCCGGGCACTGGCTGATCTGCGGGTCTGGTTTTTCCGTGGTATAGCGCGTGATGCCGCAGGCGGATTGGGCTTCCGCCGTGCCGGAGACGTGCTGTCCCGTCTGGTCAATGATGTGGAGGCGCTGGACGGGCTTTATCTGCGTATTGTCGTTCCTGTTGCCGGGGCGCTGGTGCTGTTGCCGGTGCTGCTTTACGCGCTGGGGCGGCTGGATGCCATGCTGGCGATAGTGGTCGGTGTGTTGTTCGTGCTGGCTGCTTTCGTGCTGCCGGTCATCTCCGCCCGCACTGCAGCGGGGCAGGGCGCAAGGCTGACCACTTCCATGAGTCGGTTGCGGATTGCAACCCTCGATACCCTGACTGGTCTCAGAGAGGTGCGGGCCTGTGGTGCGGAAGACCGCATGCTGGCAGATATTCAGGCTCGCCAGGCGCTGCTGCTGACGGCACAGCGTGAGGGGGCGGCCCGTGCCGCATGGGCATCGGCGGCGTCATTTCTGTTTGGGCAGGCAGGCGTAGCGGCTGTGCTGTTCGCGGTCGCGCTCAATGTCGTGACGACTGGTCCGGCAGCCTTGATCGGGTGTGCATTTCTGACGATTGCTGCGTTTGAGGCGATCGGGGGCCTGCCGCGTGCCGGTGTGCTCGCCGGACATGCCTCCGCTGCCGCGGAGCGCGTGCTGGAAGCGGCCTCCAGGCCCGAAAGCAATGTGCCGCAGGGTGTGGCAGATGTTGAAGAAAGATTGCGGGAGGAAAGACTGCGGCCGGTACGCGGTAAAACGGCGGCCCTGTCTTTCAGACATCTCTCGTTCCGCTGGCGGCAGGATGGGCCGCTGGTGCTGGATGACCTCAGTCTGGATTTGCCCGCGGGTGCACGGGTTGCGCTGCTCGGCCCTTCAGGAGCCGGAAAGTCGACCATTGCCGCTCTTGCGATGCGCCTCGCTGTGCCGGAGGCAGGACATATTTTTCTGTCAGGCACCGATATGGCGACCTTACCGGTCGATATGGTGCGAGGCCATTTCGCATGGCTGTCCCAGACAACGCATCTGTTTGACGACACGATCAGGGCCAATCTGCTGCTGGGTCGGCCCGATGCGCAGGAGGCCGATCTCTGGGCGGCGCTGGATGCGGCGCAGTTGGGTGCTGTGGTTCGCGACCTGCCTGATGGCCTGGAAAGCTGGGTTGGTGAAGGCGGATTCCGCCTGTCCGGAGGGCAAGGGCGGCGTCTGGCTCTGGCGCGGGCGCTGTTATCCCATGCTCCGATCCTGATTCTGGATGAGCCGGCGGCCGGTCTTGATGCACAGACCGAACGTGAATTGTTTCTGACCCTGAACGAGGTAGCCGGCGATCGCACCGTTCTGCTGATCGCCCATCGTCTGACAGGAGTTGAGAAGCTGGACCGTATCTACAGACTGTCTGGCGGTCAGGCAGTTCCTGCAATGAGCTGA
- a CDS encoding ABC transporter substrate-binding protein/permease, giving the protein MMRCMLAVLMVLLLSLHSGAVRAGDDLRWGADAQSDAPYIFHDPDREDRLIGYEKDIVDEIGRHLNRNLIFVQNGWDSLIPGLDRGLYDFSIDGLEITPAHREVVDFSKPYYVTSEQLVVRKDSKGLDTLESLHGHAVGTLKASVGERILQKHPDINLRVYEEEIDAYTDLHNGRTDAVLLDWPIALYYSATDPSLKLIGKPIGHLEYGIAVRKGNQVLLDQINTALDQMRADGTLRRILERWNLWTPAMETFTGDHTSITQPAVYYDEFVKAHAPATAWRIKFKRYIGFIPLIAHAAVTTLEVSLLAMVLAVAMGLLLAVSRLYGPAPLRMLSVMYIEIMRGTPLLIQVLFVFYGLPNLGIRLDPFFAGVLALGLNYAAYEAENYRAGLGAVPHGQYEAAIALNMTSFQALRHVVIPQAFRLVIPVMTNDFISALKDSSLLSVITLSELSQTYVRLSTTYYDYFGTGLMIGAAYLLIGLPFVRLARWTEERLHTGRRPQRRV; this is encoded by the coding sequence ATGATGCGTTGTATGCTGGCTGTCCTGATGGTTCTGCTCCTCAGCCTGCATTCCGGAGCGGTGCGGGCTGGGGATGATCTCCGCTGGGGTGCTGACGCGCAGTCTGATGCACCTTATATTTTTCACGATCCAGATCGTGAGGATCGCCTGATTGGTTATGAAAAAGACATTGTTGACGAGATCGGGCGTCATCTCAATCGCAATCTGATCTTTGTTCAGAATGGTTGGGACAGCCTTATCCCCGGCCTGGATCGGGGACTGTATGATTTCTCGATCGACGGTCTGGAAATTACCCCCGCCCATCGTGAGGTCGTTGATTTTTCAAAGCCCTATTATGTAACGTCGGAACAGCTCGTCGTCCGTAAGGACAGCAAGGGACTGGATACGCTGGAGTCACTCCACGGCCATGCCGTCGGCACACTCAAGGCCAGCGTGGGCGAGCGGATTCTGCAGAAACACCCTGATATCAACCTGCGTGTGTATGAGGAGGAGATCGACGCCTATACCGATCTCCATAATGGCCGTACCGATGCGGTTCTGCTCGATTGGCCGATTGCCCTGTATTATTCAGCGACAGATCCCAGCCTGAAACTCATTGGTAAACCAATCGGTCACCTGGAATACGGTATTGCCGTGCGCAAGGGTAATCAGGTGTTGCTCGATCAGATCAATACTGCTCTTGACCAAATGCGTGCCGATGGAACCCTCCGTCGTATTCTGGAGCGGTGGAACCTCTGGACGCCTGCTATGGAGACGTTCACCGGGGATCACACCTCTATAACACAGCCGGCGGTTTATTATGATGAATTTGTAAAGGCGCACGCACCGGCCACGGCATGGCGGATCAAATTTAAACGCTATATCGGTTTTATCCCGCTGATCGCTCATGCAGCGGTCACAACACTGGAAGTCTCCCTGCTGGCTATGGTTCTGGCGGTGGCAATGGGATTGTTGCTGGCGGTCTCGCGATTATATGGCCCGGCCCCGCTGCGTATGCTGTCAGTGATGTATATCGAAATCATGCGGGGCACGCCGCTGCTGATCCAGGTACTGTTCGTATTCTACGGACTGCCGAATCTGGGGATCAGGCTGGATCCGTTTTTCGCTGGCGTACTGGCGCTGGGCCTGAACTACGCGGCGTATGAGGCGGAAAACTACCGTGCCGGTCTGGGTGCGGTCCCGCATGGCCAGTACGAGGCAGCCATTGCCTTGAACATGACGTCTTTCCAGGCCCTGCGTCATGTGGTGATTCCACAGGCATTCCGGCTGGTGATTCCGGTGATGACCAATGATTTCATCTCTGCGCTGAAGGATTCTTCGCTGCTGTCTGTTATCACCCTGTCTGAACTCAGTCAGACCTATGTGCGTCTTTCCACCACATACTATGATTATTTCGGCACGGGTCTGATGATCGGCGCTGCCTATCTTCTGATCGGTCTGCCGTTTGTGCGTCTGGCACGCTGGACGGAGGAAAGACTTCACACTGGCCGCAGGCCGCAGCGCCGAGTGTAG
- a CDS encoding undecaprenyl-diphosphate phosphatase, whose amino-acid sequence MNAIQAIAIAILQGATELFPVSSLGHAVVLPALLGWSLPQHSQTFLPFLVFLHLGTAAALLLYFWRDWWALFSGVIGFAPAHHVPQARRIFMLLVVATLPAIVVGGLLEHMLRALFESAPIAAFFLVVNGGLLLFGEKLRGAASPYPQTSDHEVTERRALSTLTVMDAFTIGCWQCAALIPGISRSGATIVGGLLRGIDHEASAHFSFLIALPIILGATVLEVPKLLHADIAPGVFQTAALAAVAAGITAWLSTAFLMRYFRDHDSWALKPFAFYCIIAGLGALAWLHFA is encoded by the coding sequence ATGAACGCGATCCAGGCCATCGCCATTGCTATCCTGCAAGGCGCAACCGAGCTTTTCCCGGTCAGTTCACTGGGGCATGCCGTTGTCCTTCCGGCATTGCTGGGCTGGAGCCTGCCGCAACACAGCCAGACCTTCCTGCCATTTCTGGTGTTTCTGCATCTGGGTACCGCGGCTGCACTGCTGCTGTATTTCTGGCGCGACTGGTGGGCGTTGTTCAGCGGCGTTATCGGCTTTGCCCCGGCCCATCATGTACCGCAAGCGCGACGGATTTTTATGCTGCTGGTGGTCGCAACGCTGCCAGCCATCGTAGTCGGCGGCTTACTTGAGCATATGTTGCGGGCGCTGTTCGAATCGGCCCCGATTGCCGCGTTTTTTCTGGTGGTGAATGGCGGACTTCTTCTGTTCGGGGAGAAATTGCGAGGAGCCGCCAGCCCTTATCCCCAGACCAGCGATCATGAGGTTACAGAGCGCCGCGCCCTGTCTACCCTCACCGTCATGGATGCATTCACTATCGGCTGTTGGCAGTGCGCCGCGCTGATTCCGGGTATTTCCCGCTCTGGTGCCACCATTGTCGGCGGATTATTGCGCGGAATCGATCATGAAGCCTCCGCGCATTTCTCGTTCCTGATCGCATTGCCGATCATTCTGGGGGCCACCGTGCTGGAAGTGCCAAAATTACTGCATGCCGATATCGCACCAGGCGTATTCCAGACCGCCGCCCTGGCTGCCGTAGCAGCCGGCATCACTGCATGGCTCAGCACGGCCTTTCTGATGCGCTATTTCCGGGATCATGACAGTTGGGCGCTGAAGCCTTTCGCTTTTTACTGCATCATAGCGGGCCTTGGTGCGCTGGCGTGGCTGCATTTCGCCTGA
- the murI gene encoding glutamate racemase, with product MRKTDAHILVFDSGIGGLGVADCIRRMLPAATLGYVADTAGFPYGAMSDEALVTRVLTVLEQAIARLRPDMVVIACNTASTLALSALRSRHDLPFIGCVPPLKWAASVSATRQIGLLATPATVDRPYLTALMQEHGQGCTLHAHGARHLAGYAEAVFRGETVLVEAVRAELGILGMIPDIDAVALGCTHYGRLLPWLRQAMPRPVAWLDPAEAVARQAARIAITAAATAAPDSLPRAAPCWAQTVFTTGAVPDEATRQAWAAEGFPEWQPLEIASA from the coding sequence GTGAGAAAGACGGACGCACATATTCTGGTTTTCGACTCCGGCATTGGCGGCCTTGGCGTTGCCGATTGTATCCGGCGCATGCTGCCTGCGGCGACCCTTGGCTATGTCGCCGATACGGCGGGGTTTCCCTATGGCGCGATGAGTGACGAGGCTCTGGTCACCCGCGTGCTGACGGTGCTGGAGCAGGCAATAGCCCGGTTGCGGCCCGATATGGTCGTGATCGCCTGCAACACGGCCAGCACGCTGGCATTGTCTGCGCTGCGGTCTCGGCATGATCTGCCATTTATCGGCTGTGTGCCGCCCCTGAAATGGGCGGCCTCGGTCAGTGCCACCCGCCAGATCGGTCTGCTGGCAACCCCGGCGACGGTTGACCGTCCTTATCTGACGGCCCTGATGCAGGAACACGGGCAGGGTTGTACGCTTCATGCCCATGGCGCCCGTCATCTGGCCGGTTATGCGGAGGCTGTGTTCCGTGGCGAAACGGTGCTGGTTGAGGCCGTCAGGGCCGAGCTCGGTATTCTCGGTATGATCCCCGACATTGATGCGGTGGCGCTGGGATGCACGCATTACGGACGGTTGCTTCCATGGTTGCGGCAGGCCATGCCGCGTCCGGTGGCATGGCTCGATCCGGCAGAGGCGGTGGCGCGGCAGGCGGCCAGAATAGCCATTACCGCTGCGGCTACTGCCGCGCCTGACAGTCTGCCACGAGCTGCGCCATGCTGGGCACAGACGGTCTTTACGACCGGAGCTGTCCCCGATGAGGCCACACGGCAAGCATGGGCGGCGGAGGGGTTTCCGGAGTGGCAGCCCCTGGAGATCGCCTCCGCCTGA